The DNA segment TGCTTTCATATGATGGCAAGTTCAAGTATATTGTACAAAGAAGGTCATTTCCTCGAAATAATGAATGTGTCATAGATTGAGATAAACATGGAGCATCAAGGTTGCCGACCTGCTTAGTAACAACGGAATCCCATTGGGCAATTGGCAATCCGCCTCCAGACGAAAAATTTTGATAGGTAAGCAGATTTAAAGCCAACCTTTCTAGTTTAACTTCCCTTGATTCCGATTCAGCCAAATGCTCGAATAGAGTGGAATTTTTTCCGCTCGCGATTTCGAAATCCAATAAAACAACGGGTGATGTTTTGTCTTTTGGCGAGGCTTTGTCTTCTTTTTTAGTAGTTTCTTGTAGGTCTGCCACCTGCAACCACGGTTTCGTTTTGTGAAACAATTCAAAAGAATCTTTCCACTGAGTTAAATACCTTTCGGCCGCGTTAGGCAATTTCGTGGGAACCTGCAACCATTCTTCATAATCCTTTGGTCCATCTAAAGCAGCATGGGCTATGCAAAGAAACAGACGCATGAGTGAAACTCGTTCATGTGGGCGCACGGCAAGATCTGCGAATTTTTCGCCCTTAGTAAAGAGAGAGACTATACTAATTCGTTCCGGTTTGCCCTGCAAATCCACGACTGGAATCCATGGATCAAATGCTACATTCATAAGAATTCCTCTATAATTTTACTTTCAATGATTCCGAGATTATCGGAATAAAAGAATTGCACCCCTTCTTGTAACTCTTCTAAAGTTATGTTTTTTTGATCTAAAGGTCCATCGGGAATTAAGACTTTTGCACATAACCCTTGAACAACGTCAGAAAAATGATTTAAGCTGGCGTTTTTTTTAAAATGATAACGGGATATCTTGACTATGTTCCTATGAATTTTTTGAGCGAAGGAAAGATCGAATTTCTTTTTTGGTATCGAGTGACTTGAACCATCTATAAAATTCACTATATTATCCTTTATGCTTTTGCATAGAACAAGAGACACTTGCGGGATTTCAGATAGACGAGTCTGGATTCCTTCTTCGTCTTCTAAGGCGACCTGCCAAATATTGCTGTTCATCAGCGCTTTTTGTTCATGGACCCTCTTTTTTTCTAAGAGGTCCGATTTTAATTCTTTCCAAGAATCGGGATCTTCATAGTTATCTGTGTAGGTGGCCTCAATCACTTGCCGTATCTGGCCAGGAATAGAGATCGACTCGTTTTGAAATCCAAGCCATACATCAAGCGAACGCAAAAGAACATAAGGAGAATATACTCTTGCTTTTCGCCCGAATGCTTTCGATATTTCTGAGCTCTCCATTTCTTTCAATTCGCTAAGAGAATATTCTTCTTGAAGAATCAGCATTTGCGGTTTATCTTTTTTCCGATTCCCACGTTTATGGCGCCAAAGTCGTCCAAGACGCTGTAACATCATATCGGTAGGGGCAAGTTCTGTTACCAATAAATCAGCATCCAAATCAACACTTTGCTCTACAATTTGGGTAGAAACAAGAATGCAAGGCCTGCGATTGTTTTCATCTTTGCCTAACCGTTCCATCCATTCCGATTCTAATTGCTCACGCCTCCAGATCGGAAAACGGGAATGTAAAAGACCGACTTTTATCTGTTTCTCTGTTATTTGGTTAAATTTCAAATACTGACGCTGTGCTTCTGAAACGGTGTTGCATATCCATAAGATTAACCCGCCATTTTTGGCTAATTCGAGCACTTTTATTTCGGCATCTTTGTTTGAGATAAAATCGATTTCAATTTCTTTAGATTCAGGAGGCTTGATCGCAACCGGCTCTATCACTTGCCCGTTCACACGTCCGGTAATGACAGGATAACTTTCTATTTTTAATTCGGAGTATTTTTCTTCATACTCAGGTAAAATTTGCCCCCTTCTCGATTTTGTCAACGTGGCTGAAAGTACGATTATAGTGCATCCCAGTCCCTCCAAAGTTTCGATCAAACGATTAACCAAAGTACCTGTATATAGATCGTAAGAATGCACCTCGTCCAAAATTACGACCTTCCCAGATAGAGCAAAATGACGTACAAAGAAATGTTTGGCGGCAACCACTCCTAAAAGAGCCTGATCGATTGTGCCTACCCCAAATGGAGCCAGCAAGGCCCGTTTATTTGAGGCAAACCAGTTTTGACTCACTCTGGCATCTTCTTTACTTAAAATATCATTAGAGGTTGCTGCTGATTGGATTTGCAATTTATCTGTAACTAACCATGAATTTCCATGTATCAGGCGACTAATTGCGTTAGTTGAAATATTTTTCAGAAATTCATTTAATCGTAGATAGATTCTATTGCTGGTTGCCTGTGTCGGCAGAGCGAAATAAATTCCCGTTGCCAAACCCTGGGCTATAAGTTGATATGCCGCTGCAAGAGCTGCCTCCGTTTTTCCCATGCCCATTGGAGCCTCGACAATATAGACGCCGGGTCTGACAATGGTATCTACAGCTCTTTTCTGCAAATCATTCGCATCGAATGTGAATAGATCTTTGAAAGATTTTCCGTGGAATATGTCAGTAATATTCAATTCAATTTCTGCTAAAGCCAGTTGCGCGGCTTTTACGGAATCATGATCATTCAGATTCCTTAGTGGAGGAAAAAATCTTTCGTCAGATCCTATCCAATCTGCAACTGTAGTAAGTCCTGCCAGCCACCATAGCCCCGGAGAGGCGTTATTTAATGAGGCAATTTTATCGATACGATTGATGAATACATTCCAAATGCGTTCTGCTTCTTGTTGTCTTTCAAGTTCCCAAACAATTCCAGAAACATTTGTCCCACTTTCTACAATCGCCTTCGGAGGTCGGTAGCCCCTGTCATCCGGCCGATTCAACCTTCCATGATGGGCACCTATAACAGCGGAAACATACTTAGAAGTACTAGGATCAAGGCTTTTACTCCTTAGAAATTGCTGAATAAAGGCATGGGACACTTTTCCGTGATCAGATTCCATAGTGGTATCCCACACTCCATTCTTTGCAATTTGCTCTAAATTGTTTTCTACCAACCATGCATTGCATTTTCTTTGGAATCCTGGCGAGACTTTTCCGATATCATGTAACGCTGCCAATACTGCAGTGATGCCTATATTTAGCTCAAATCTTTGGAGTAAATTTTCGTTCTGCTCAGCAATCATGGAAGCAACATTTCCTACATTTAGCATATGTTGATAAACTGATATTCCAGGATTTCCATCTGATGTAGTCTTTGCCCAAAAATGAATAGCCCTCATACTTTCCCCAGAGTTGTAGATGTGGAGGCAAATCCGTCATGCGGCCTTTCCCCAATACCGATCATATCCTTTTCTCATTGCTGCATCTTACATTTTACCCCGGACAAATCTCATCCGATCAATTCCCGCAATTCTTCCCGACTGATATTGGATTCGGTCCAGTTCGCTTCGGAATCGAATAAAGACGCAAATAGGTGTCGTTTTTTTTCCTGAAGTTCCAGGACCCGTTCTTCGATGGAGCCTTCCGAAAATAATTTGTAAATAAAGACGGGTTGTTTTTGGCCAAAACGATGAGCGCGATCGCTGGCTTGGTTTTCGACGGCGGGGTTCCACCAAGGATCCAAATGAAATACGGTATCGGCTCTTGTGAGAGTGAGAGAAACTCCGCCGGCCTTTAAGCTGATTAAAAAGAAACGTCTTTCTCCGCTTTGGAATCTTTGCACGTAGGAGACTCGTTTGGATTGAGGGGTCTTTCCATCCAAATAAAAATATTCGATCTTCAATCGGTCCAGTGCTTCTTTGATGATCGCTAACGTGTCCGTGAACTGACTGAAAACGAGGGACGCCGAAGATTCCGGTATCTCTTCCCGAATCATCGTAAGAAAACGGTTGATCTTACCCGATTGCGTCGGATCGATTTTTTCCATTCCGATATCGGGATGAGAAGCCAATCTTCTCAATCTCGTGAGCTGAGGCAGAAGTTCAAAGATATAGTTCGATCCGGCTAATCGCAACTTTAGAATCGCTTCCTGTCTTGCTTTTTCATACAGTTTCGCCTGACGGGTTTCCATCGGGGTGGAAACTCTGATTTCCGTCTTGGGAGGCAGATCGGTGAGAACTTCCGATTTTCTCCTGCGGAGTAAAAACTTTTCCGTTCGTCTTTGAAGTTCTTGGATACTCATAGGACTTTCGGAAGAAAAATTTCTTTGAAACGAACGCAGATTCCCCAGAAGACCCGGAAAAGAAAGATCGAAGAGAGACCAAAATTCATCCAGATGATTTTCCAGAGGTGTTCCCGTTAGGCAAAACGCGGAACCCGTTTGGATTTTGCGAACTGATTTTGCGGAATCGGTTGTCACGTTTTTTACGTTTTGAGCCTCGTCCAACACAAACGTCTCGAATTTTAATTTTTGAAATGTTTCTATATCTCGAGTGAGAGTTTGGTATGTGGTTAAGATGATTCCGCTACGGAGAAGTTTTGCGTCCTTGCGTGACGAACCGTGCCATACCTGAACGGATACGTTCGTTAAAAAACGAGCGCATTCTTCCTCCCAAACTCCGATCGCCGCCAAAGGCGCGATTACAAGAATTTTTGATTTCGGAGAATCTTGAAATATTTTAGAAAAGAAGGCGATACACTGAATCGTTTTCCCCAATCCCATTTCATCCGCTAAGATTCCCCCTATCTTTAAAGAATGAAGATTGTAAAGAAACCTTGCCCCTTTGTTTTGATAGTCTCTAAGTTCTCCTCGAAAATCCGATCCGGGAGAAAACGAATTTGGAATATTCTTTTCTTGGAATGTACTCTTTAAAGATTTTTGTAATTTTTGCAGAGATTTTGCAGCCCGTAGATCTCCCACAAGTTCCAATGCGATAGCCTGTCCTTTGTTTAACCGGGATGTGTTGCCTTGTTGATCCAATTCGATTCCGGCGCTATCCAAAGTACGCGCCATAGATTCGAGTTCGAGACTTGTGAGATCGATCAAACCCGATTTTTGTAAACGTACGAATTTCCTACCCGCCTTCCACGCGGCGTATGTTGCGGAGCTTTCTAAGGTATCCAGACCGTCAATCTGAATTCCCCCTCCGAACCAATCGACTCCCGAGGATTCTCGAATTTGAAACAATGCTTTGCGACGGATTGTAATTCCCTCCAGATCGGGGTGAAGTTTGAGAATTACATTTTTCTTAAGTATCTCCGGAAGAGTTTCGGTAAAAAAAGAGGAAATTTTTTTCGGAGAAATGATAAATTCACCCGTGGATTTTCCGTATTTTATGGGAATTTCGGTTAATAAAAGAGTCTTTTCCTTTTTTAGAGATCGCTTTACCACAACTCCGCTCGGGTGTTCCGCATAGATCGTCAAATTACGGGCATATACCCTAGTTCGATTTACGGTTGCGTTAAAATCGACCAGGTTCGGTTCCGTTTCAGAAAATGTCTCCGCCGGATTCGAAGTTTTACTTTTGCGTTTGCTTTCTTTTAAAGAAGATAAATCTTTTTTTCGTTTGGCATAAACAAAACAAATCCTGCCGTGAACGCTCAATTCCTCCGATTCGTGATAGACCGGTTCTAAAAAAAGACAAAGAGCCGGACCCGCTTGATAAACCTTCGGAATGGATTCCAATCCGATAACACCGTTGGATATTAGAGAACTCTTATGTTTTACCAATTCCGAAGGTGAAATTCGGTTCTCGTCTATCAAACGACTCAGCATTTTTTTTTGTTCGTAATTCGGTCCGCTGAAAAATACGGGGACCGCTTCGCGATCGTTTTCGGAAACGGGGATGATTTCCGGGATTTCGTTTTGAGTAGGATTTTTCCAAAAAAATCTTTCGGTCGTATCGTTTTTGTGGAAAACGTTTTCATCTGAAAGTTCGCTTTCTCTTACGAGTCGAAACGATCCGTTTTCATTTTTGACAAGCCGAAGTTGATACGAAATTTTTCCCGCGAAATAAGCGGGTCTTCCGTCATTTGTATAGATTCGAATCGGAGGCTTACAGGAGTTCCAAATCGAATTTTCGCTAAGATTGATAATTCGAGATCTCCCCGTCGGCGTATAATATAAAATCCGAATGATTGTTTCCTTTTGCTCCTTCGGAAAAAAATTTTGAATTCGATACGGATCCGAGTTTTCCTGCATAAGCCGACGGAAGGAATACACCCGACCGTTTTCCGATATTCCCGCAAATTCACAAAATTGCTCTTTGGGCATTAGAAAAATTGCAAGCTGCAGATGTTTCATTCGTTTCTCCTTTGTATTGGAATTTTACTCAAAAGGCGATTCGGTTTTTTGGATCGTTTCTTCGATATTGAATTTATCTTTCGATTTTTGGGATTCCCAATTTGCATTGCGTTATCAAATTATATTTTGATATTTAATTATTTTATTTTTAACATTAGAAAAATATAAATTGAATCATCCGGTGGAAAAGAAAATCAAAAAATATGGAAATCGAAAAATTTTAAAACCTGTTTGAATCCCTGGATTATTTTGATTTCTTTTATAAAAAAATCAAAGTTGTGTGAACCGTTTTTTTTATTAGATCCTTCCGGCTTGATCGGAATCGTATTTCATGGCTGGATTTCATTCCGGGATAGGGATGCGAACGGTGCGTAGCAGCCACCGCAGTTCTTTGCTTTGCAAAGAACGAGGAGGCCGGAGCGAACGCGGAGCCGGAAGCAGCCCGGCCTCGGCGTATTTTGCGAACTTGTTTTCGGGTCTTGCTGATCGTTTTACGCCGAGGATCCCCATCGATTTTCATTTGTCTGTATGGGATTTCGATTCGATTTCCGATTGTGGGTTTGTATTTTTTTTCGAGTTTCCTTTGCGTTTCTATTTTGTAAAGTTTCGGCCAAATTGGCAAACTTCATTTTGGAATCTCTTGCACTTGGAGCGTTTGTTATACATGCTTAGAGTCTTTTTCCGAAATTATAAAAAGGGATTGAACTTTCGCTTCATTTCGTATAGAACAAGGTCGGTTTGAAACGTTTGATGCGAGGCTAATTATGAAAAACAAATGGGTGGTAGTTGCAAATCGGTCAGAAGCGAAAATTTACGAGTATAAAGGTTCCCGAAACGGACTCGAACTTTTAGAAAGTATTGAAAATCCGAAAGGTAGAATGAAAAACCGGGAACTCTCTCTTCATTCCGCCGGACCAAGAAAAAGCTCTAAGGCTCAAAGGATTGCCTTTGATACGGAATCCGTTCAGGAACCAAAACGTAGAGTCGCCGAATCCTTTGCTAGTCAGATTGGAGATCTGATTTCCAGAGGCAGAAAATCGAATCGTTTTCTCAGTCTGGTTCTCGTCTCCGAACCCGGTTTCCTCGGACTGCTTCTGGATAAATTGGATCGAAAATCGCAAACGATGATCTTTCATAAAATGTCGAAGGACATTACCACCGTTGATAACCGCGGTATCCTTTCTCATCTTAGAGGTATCTTGATGTAGAACCGTTCATTCTTTTCTCGATTTGTTTGACCTTATATCTCCGGAAAAACATAGACAGAATCTTCCGCTTTCGATTATCTATTTTTTTGATTTCGATTTCGGCTTTTTCGTTTCGAATTCCGAAACGATGGAAGAAAAGCGGAAGTTTTTTTCTTTAGATCTAGTTTTGATATTTCGGAGATTTCGAATGGCGCATTCACAAGGCAAGTATGTCCTTTCCATTGACAGCGGGGGAAGCGGGATCAGAGCGTTTTTGCTCGATCGTAAAGGTAAAATCGTTGAAAGACAGTATGAAAAAACTCCGCCTAACATTCCCGAACCCGGTGCTTTGGAACACGATCCAGAAGCGATCTGGAAAGCGCTTCTTTCTCTCCTGAAAAAAATTCAGAAAAAAAAGGAGCTGGCAAAAGACATCGCAGTATTAGGAATTTGTAATCAACGAGGATCCTTTCTTCTTTGGGAAAAAGAATCCGGTAAACCTCTGACTCCTCTGATCAGTTGGGCCGATGTCCGTTCTCATAAAACCGCTGAAACGATGAACAGAAATCCGATCTGGCGCGCGATCCAATTGGTTTCCACCATGATCGGAAATCTCACAGGTCATCCTATGATGATCGCCACTTCCATGCTGAAGTTTACCACCGATCACGCCACTTGCCGATTGAAATGGGTTTTGGATGAAAATCCGGAACTCAAAAAGAGATGTAAAAAAGGAGAGGTTCTTTTTGGAACCTTGGACACTTGGTTTATCTACAAACTCACAGGTGGAAAACATCATTTTACGGATTCTTCCAACGCGGTTGCAACCGGTATGTTCAATCCGTTTCAGTTAGTTTGGAATCAACCGATCTTTTCGATTTTCGGAATTCCTTCGAATTTGTTTCCGGAAGTCAAAGACAGTAACGGCGACTTCGGTTTTAGTTTGCCCGAGTTTATGGGCGGGAACTCAATCCCGATTCGCGCTTCGATCGGTGATCAGATGGCCGCCCTTTTCGGTCAGTGTTGTTTTGAACCCGGAGAAGTAAAAATTTCCCAAGGTTCGGGCGCCTTTGTGGATATCAATATCGGACCCAAAGCGAAACTTTCCAAACGAGGATTGTTTCCTATGATTGCCTGGAGACTGAACGGTCAGACTACGTATATGCTGGAAGGTTTTGTGGCGACCGCGGGGACTCTCATCGATTGGCTCGGAAAGGGAATCGGTCTTTCCGATACTCCGAAGGTTTTGAACGAACTCGCGGCTCAGGCGGAGGACACGGAGGGTCTTGTTTTTATCCCCACTCCCACAGGCGCACGGTTTCCGTATTTTAATCCGCGCGCGAAGGCTTCCATCATCGGTCTTTCTCTCGCAACTCATAGAAGACACGTTGCAAGAGCCGTGTTGGAAGGTATCTCTTTGAGTCTTTATGAAATTTTAGAGGGAATTCAACAAGACACAAAGGTAAAAATCAAGGATATCAAAGTGGACGGCGGGGTTTCGCAATCCGATATTCTTTTACAGTGTCTTGCGGATTTTTCCAATGTTCGAGTGGATCGCGCTCCCGAGCCCGATATGACAGCAACCGGGGCCGCGTATCTCGCCGGTCTTTCCATCGGTTTTTGGAAGAATCAGGAAGAACTCAAAAAATTACAAAAAGGTTATAAATCCTTTGAACCGAAGATGGATCCTGCGAAACGAATTCAGAAAATCCAACGTTGGAAAAAGGCGGTCGCGGCGACCCTTGCGTTGGAATAATTCTTGAGCGCGATTTAAAAAATTATGCCAGACGCATCCTTGTTTGGATCCATATCCAGATGGGACCCTATCAAGGATGTTTTGGAATTTTGAAAGCGGGTGATTTGAGACGAAACAAGGTCGCGAGAACGGTTTGATCATCGGTTCTTACGAGGTTCAATAAAGTATCGATTTGATTTTGTTGGGAAACGAGTTTTTTTTCGTTTTTCAGGTTTTCGTCGGATTTGCCAAGAACCGTATCCGGGTATGGGAAAAATTTTTTTACATTCCGAACGAAAAATCCAATCGGCGTTGGTCGAATCCGGAGCCAACGTCGAGACCATTCTGTTTCCGAAATGGTATTTCAACGCGTTGACACCCGAGCAGAGAAAAACGCTTCCAAAAAGAATCTTGCCACTTCTGCGAAGATATCAAAAGTTTATGTTGTCCAAACGGAGAATCAATTCCAAAGCCGGGAAAACTTTGTATCAAAAAAATCAGGGAATGGTTCGGGTCAATATGAGAATCAACACCGGGGTTTGGGCAGTCCTCGGAGCTCTTTCTGCCGCGCACGGTGTTTCGCGATGTTTTATGGTGAATTATCTGTTGTGGCTGGATGATTCCGGCGTCGGAGATTCTATTGATAAAACTTTGAATGTAGGATGTCAAACCTTCCAAAATAATTACAGTTATATCTGGCACCTCGATCTCACCAAAAACAGCATATCTCGAAAAATCGAATTTGATCCCAATCCACTTTGGACGGTTACAACGGATTATTATCCGTAAAAACCACGATCGTTCTTACACAAGGGTCCAACTCAAAGAATTTAAGACGTTTATCCACGGGACAGATTGAACCGACACGTCCTTGCCCTTGTCGGAGAAGTTTAAAACGGAGGAGGGATTGGCATTTACAGGCTTGTACGGATGGAACGACTAAAAAAAACGGATCGAGCTGATGATGGTTGTGAGTTCTTTGACTAGATACGCGGCGGGAACTTCGTCGCTATTATAGGTAAGAAGAATCATCTTCTTTTGATTGGCGATCATATACACCATCCAAAAACGATCCTCTTTTACAAATTCACAGGCCATGATTTTGCTGCCTTCTTCGTTTTCAAAAGAAGCGACTTTGTCTTCTTCAAAATCGATCTCGTGGGTTTTGAGATATCGTTCCAATTCTTCGTTGAGATTGTAACGATCGGCCTTGTTTTCAAACGCGTAGACTTGCAACGCTCCGCTTCCGTTTTCTTCAAAAAAAGCGGGGATTCCTTCGATGACCATGTTCACCCAATGCGCGGGGATGACCATGGAATACCAGCCGTTTGGAGATTTGTAGAGTTTGTATTCCGGGACTTGAGACATGAAAATTGCGAACGAGATTCTACCAGATTCTTTTCTTGGAATTTTCGGGCAAGCAGCTTCTAATCCTTGACAATTCCCAAATTCGATTATTTTTTATTCTGTGATTGCGATCCTAAAGAATCGTAGAAGTCCATTCTACTTAGCTACTACGTTTTTAATTCTTCTTTTATTTGCTCTTCTTGCTTCCACTCTTGCTTTTATTTTTACCGGTATTTTGATCTTAATTCTTCTGATCCATCCTTTGCTTTTAAATTGGATCGGTAAGTTGTACGGACAAGCGGATATTGCCGACGAGGTTCATTTTGCAAAAACAAAGGACGGATGGAATCTGGCTTTGCACAGGCACATTCCACCACAACCGGATCGCCAATTGGCTCCCGTTCTTGTGGTTCATGGAATCGCGACGAACAAGTTTATTATGGACTTGGATCGAAGACATTCGCTTCCATATTATTTAAAACTGAGAGGATACGAGGTGTTTGCGGTCTCTCTTCGAGGTTGCGGAAGATCGTATCACGAAAGTCCAACACGTTACGAGGATTTTACATTTGACGATATCGTAAAATACGACGTTCCCGCTCTGATCGACAAGGTAAAAAAAATCACCGTTTCCGATCGTGTGTCTTACGTGGGACATTCGATGGGCGCTATGATTTTGTATTCTCATTTTTGTGTGAGCGAGCCAAAGGATACGAACGATATTGCGGCCTTTGTTTCCTTAGGCGGTCCCGGTAATCTGAATCATATCGGAATCACGTTACTCGGTCTTCTTTCCAGATTTCCGCGTGCGAGAAAGATGCTGGATCTTAAATTTGGAGCTTCCATTCTCGCGCCGATCGCGGGAGAACTTTATACTCCGGTGGACGAGATTCTTTATAACCCCAAGGTTACTTCGTCCAAGACCGTAAAGAAGATCATGAAAAATGCGATCGAAAATATTTCAGACGGAGTCACCGAGCAGTTTATGCGCTGGATCGAAACAAAGCAAATGCATTCTCTCAACGGATTTTTTGATTATATCGATCTTCAGAAAAAGATATCGGTTCCTTCTCTGTTTATCGCCGGTGAGAAAGATGTGATCGCGACACCGGATTCAGTTCGTGCCGTTTATGAAAATGCGGGCACAAAGAAAAAAGAATTTAGAGTGATCTCCAAAGCGAACGGATCCTCTGATGATTACGGACATGCTTGTCTTGTGATGGGGGATCGGGCAGACGACGACGTCTTTCAGTTTGTGGAATCCTTTCTCAAAAAACACGGAACGCGTGTAAAATCCGGCTTTCTGCGTAAAATGAAAAAAGGAATTCTTTTCGCTCTTTCTAAGTTTCGTCGATAGCTTTTCTGAAAAACTGCGTAAATATCAGTAAATGCGAATTATGCCCTGCCTTAAAAATAGGCATAATTCTATGCCTGGCTTTATAATTGACCTATATTTTTAAAAAAACCGCATAAATTCTCACTTTTTTCGCTGGTACGTTTTTTGCATTAGAAACGTGGGAACAGAAGCGAATTCAAGGAGCCAATCCTTTCCTTGGAGTGCGGGGATATGATAGAACTAAAATTTGGTCAACGTAAGGTAGTCAGCTTTCGGGGAAATCACAAGGTCGTAGGTGGTTTGACCGAAAAGAACAAAATTGATATTCTTTTATATATTAGTAAGGAATTTGCATCGGTCGATAAACACGATGAACTTTATAATTCCGTAATTAACATCTGCAAAGATATCTTTGAATGTGATAACTCTACTTTAAGAATCTGGAAAGACGGCAAACTTGTACCGGTCCGTTATCTTCTCGAAACGACTCCTCCGCGGAGAAGTGTCACCGAGAATGAAGGATATTCGGGCCATACGTTTAAAACCAAATCCTCTCTTTTGGTTCAGAATCTTGCGTATCATCCGGAATATATCGACGAAGGGGAATCCACACTTTCCGTAATGTGTGTTCCCATTCTTTATAAGGACGAAGTCCTTGGAACCATTGCGGTGGAATCCGAACACAGCTTTTTTTACATCGATGACGACGTGGAAATTTTGGAAGCTCTCGCTTCCCAGTTGGCTCTTGCTTTGACCTCGGTTCGTCTGATCGAAGGGCTTGTGGAAGCCAACCAAAGAGAGGCGGCGATTCTCAAACAACTCGAGTTCGATATGAAGATGGGGAGGAACGTTCAGAGCCAAATCATCAACACGAATATTTCTCCTTGGAACGGAATTCATTTTGGAACATACTACGAACCGATGACCGAAGTTTCGGGAGACTATTTCGACGTTGTGCGACACGGGAATGCGATCACGGTAATCATCGCCGACGTTTCGGGACACGGGATTCCGGCGGCGCTCGTCACCATGTCGATTCACTATCAATTTAGAAGATGCACTTCCCTCGGTTTGGGTTTGACCGAAACACTCACGGAACTCGGCGAATCGATCCGTCCTCAACTTCCGGAAGGAACTTACTTTACCGCGTTTATTT comes from the Leptospira sp. WS92.C1 genome and includes:
- a CDS encoding DUF1564 domain-containing protein; its protein translation is MGKIFLHSERKIQSALVESGANVETILFPKWYFNALTPEQRKTLPKRILPLLRRYQKFMLSKRRINSKAGKTLYQKNQGMVRVNMRINTGVWAVLGALSAAHGVSRCFMVNYLLWLDDSGVGDSIDKTLNVGCQTFQNNYSYIWHLDLTKNSISRKIEFDPNPLWTVTTDYYP
- the cas3 gene encoding CRISPR-associated helicase Cas3' produces the protein MRAIHFWAKTTSDGNPGISVYQHMLNVGNVASMIAEQNENLLQRFELNIGITAVLAALHDIGKVSPGFQRKCNAWLVENNLEQIAKNGVWDTTMESDHGKVSHAFIQQFLRSKSLDPSTSKYVSAVIGAHHGRLNRPDDRGYRPPKAIVESGTNVSGIVWELERQQEAERIWNVFINRIDKIASLNNASPGLWWLAGLTTVADWIGSDERFFPPLRNLNDHDSVKAAQLALAEIELNITDIFHGKSFKDLFTFDANDLQKRAVDTIVRPGVYIVEAPMGMGKTEAALAAAYQLIAQGLATGIYFALPTQATSNRIYLRLNEFLKNISTNAISRLIHGNSWLVTDKLQIQSAATSNDILSKEDARVSQNWFASNKRALLAPFGVGTIDQALLGVVAAKHFFVRHFALSGKVVILDEVHSYDLYTGTLVNRLIETLEGLGCTIIVLSATLTKSRRGQILPEYEEKYSELKIESYPVITGRVNGQVIEPVAIKPPESKEIEIDFISNKDAEIKVLELAKNGGLILWICNTVSEAQRQYLKFNQITEKQIKVGLLHSRFPIWRREQLESEWMERLGKDENNRRPCILVSTQIVEQSVDLDADLLVTELAPTDMMLQRLGRLWRHKRGNRKKDKPQMLILQEEYSLSELKEMESSEISKAFGRKARVYSPYVLLRSLDVWLGFQNESISIPGQIRQVIEATYTDNYEDPDSWKELKSDLLEKKRVHEQKALMNSNIWQVALEDEEGIQTRLSEIPQVSLVLCKSIKDNIVNFIDGSSHSIPKKKFDLSFAQKIHRNIVKISRYHFKKNASLNHFSDVVQGLCAKVLIPDGPLDQKNITLEELQEGVQFFYSDNLGIIESKIIEEFL
- a CDS encoding DEAD/DEAH box helicase: MKHLQLAIFLMPKEQFCEFAGISENGRVYSFRRLMQENSDPYRIQNFFPKEQKETIIRILYYTPTGRSRIINLSENSIWNSCKPPIRIYTNDGRPAYFAGKISYQLRLVKNENGSFRLVRESELSDENVFHKNDTTERFFWKNPTQNEIPEIIPVSENDREAVPVFFSGPNYEQKKMLSRLIDENRISPSELVKHKSSLISNGVIGLESIPKVYQAGPALCLFLEPVYHESEELSVHGRICFVYAKRKKDLSSLKESKRKSKTSNPAETFSETEPNLVDFNATVNRTRVYARNLTIYAEHPSGVVVKRSLKKEKTLLLTEIPIKYGKSTGEFIISPKKISSFFTETLPEILKKNVILKLHPDLEGITIRRKALFQIRESSGVDWFGGGIQIDGLDTLESSATYAAWKAGRKFVRLQKSGLIDLTSLELESMARTLDSAGIELDQQGNTSRLNKGQAIALELVGDLRAAKSLQKLQKSLKSTFQEKNIPNSFSPGSDFRGELRDYQNKGARFLYNLHSLKIGGILADEMGLGKTIQCIAFFSKIFQDSPKSKILVIAPLAAIGVWEEECARFLTNVSVQVWHGSSRKDAKLLRSGIILTTYQTLTRDIETFQKLKFETFVLDEAQNVKNVTTDSAKSVRKIQTGSAFCLTGTPLENHLDEFWSLFDLSFPGLLGNLRSFQRNFSSESPMSIQELQRRTEKFLLRRRKSEVLTDLPPKTEIRVSTPMETRQAKLYEKARQEAILKLRLAGSNYIFELLPQLTRLRRLASHPDIGMEKIDPTQSGKINRFLTMIREEIPESSASLVFSQFTDTLAIIKEALDRLKIEYFYLDGKTPQSKRVSYVQRFQSGERRFFLISLKAGGVSLTLTRADTVFHLDPWWNPAVENQASDRAHRFGQKQPVFIYKLFSEGSIEERVLELQEKKRHLFASLFDSEANWTESNISREELRELIG
- a CDS encoding host attachment protein, whose protein sequence is MKNKWVVVANRSEAKIYEYKGSRNGLELLESIENPKGRMKNRELSLHSAGPRKSSKAQRIAFDTESVQEPKRRVAESFASQIGDLISRGRKSNRFLSLVLVSEPGFLGLLLDKLDRKSQTMIFHKMSKDITTVDNRGILSHLRGILM
- a CDS encoding glycerol kinase 5, whose translation is MAHSQGKYVLSIDSGGSGIRAFLLDRKGKIVERQYEKTPPNIPEPGALEHDPEAIWKALLSLLKKIQKKKELAKDIAVLGICNQRGSFLLWEKESGKPLTPLISWADVRSHKTAETMNRNPIWRAIQLVSTMIGNLTGHPMMIATSMLKFTTDHATCRLKWVLDENPELKKRCKKGEVLFGTLDTWFIYKLTGGKHHFTDSSNAVATGMFNPFQLVWNQPIFSIFGIPSNLFPEVKDSNGDFGFSLPEFMGGNSIPIRASIGDQMAALFGQCCFEPGEVKISQGSGAFVDINIGPKAKLSKRGLFPMIAWRLNGQTTYMLEGFVATAGTLIDWLGKGIGLSDTPKVLNELAAQAEDTEGLVFIPTPTGARFPYFNPRAKASIIGLSLATHRRHVARAVLEGISLSLYEILEGIQQDTKVKIKDIKVDGGVSQSDILLQCLADFSNVRVDRAPEPDMTATGAAYLAGLSIGFWKNQEELKKLQKGYKSFEPKMDPAKRIQKIQRWKKAVAATLALE